Genomic segment of Truepera radiovictrix DSM 17093:
CTCGAGTCGGTCGCCCCCTTTGACGTCTACGCGGGCCCCCCCATCCCCGAGGGGGAACGCAGCGTCGCGCTGCGGCTGCGCTTCCGGCACCCCGAGCGCGCGCTAGAGGGCGACGAGGTCGACAGCTACATGGCTAGGCTTATCGACGCGCTCGCGCGCGAGGGCTACAGCATCCGCGACCGTTAGGCTGCTAGCGGCGCGAGAAGTTTTGCAAACGTCACGCCCCGTTCACGCGCTTCGTGCTATCGTGCGCTATCTAGCGTGAGGCGCGTGACGTTTGGACGCCTTCGCCACGCCGGAAGGGAGGCAGCACGAGGACAATGCGGCTCGAGGAAGCGCAAGCCCTGACCGGTAGCCGAGCGTGCGGCGACGCTCTAGCTGCGAGCGCCGGTTAGGTGACGAGGTGGAGGGCCCTACGGGCGGCCGTACGCCCCTAGGGATAGGCGAAAGCCGAAAACGCGAGCGGTGTCACGAGGCACCTCAAGTCTGCGGGCCCCTCCTGGTTAGACCCCCACTCGAGACCTGTTGGGTCTTTGGGCTCACCCCCCAACTCTGAACGTCGACTGTGAGGCTGTGTCAACTCTGCAGCGCGCCGCAAGCCCATCACCCCAGGGTGTTCGGATGGCGGCTGCGTGCGGCGCGTTTCCACGGGCGCTTTTTGTTGGCACTTCACCCTTGTGACATGTAAACACGCTGTGTAGACACACTGTAGGAGACACCATGTGCGGCATTGTCGGTTACGTCGGTCATCGTCAGGCAGCAGAGGTCATCTTAGACGGGCTTAAACGGCTCGAGTACCGCGGTTACGACTCCGCGGGCCTCGTCATCGCCCCGCAGGAGCAGAGGGGCGCTCTCAGCGTGGTGAAAAAGTCGGGCAAACTCAAGGTGCTCTCCGAAGCCCTCAAGCAGGGCCCGCTCGTCGGCACGCTGGGGCTCGGCCACACCCGCTGGGCCACCCACGGCAAACCGAACGACGTCAACGCCCACCCGCACCTCTCGGAGGACGGGCGCTTGGCGGTGATCCATAACGGCATCATCGAGAACTACCTGTCCCTGAAGGCGAAGCTTGTAGAGAGCGGCCACGTCTTCTCGTCGGAGACCGACACCGAGGTGATCGTCCACCTTATCGAGGAGCACTACGCGCGGCTCGAAGGGGACCTCGTCGCGGCGGTCCGGAGCGCCCTCAAAGAGGTCTCAGGCGCCTACGCGCTCGTGGTCTCGCACGTCGACCACGAGCTCATCGTCGCCGCGCGCGCCACGAGCCCGATGGTGTTGGGTCTCGGTGAGGGGGAAAACTTCGTCGCCTCCGACGTCCCCGCGCTGTTGCCCTACACCCGCGAGGTCATTTTCCTACACGACGGTGACATGGCTCTGATCGCCAAAGACAGCCTCACCGTCACCGACTTTGACGGGCGGGTGTTGGCGCGCCCCGTCACCACCATCGAGTGGGACGCCGAGGCAGCCGAAAAGGCCGGTTTCGAGCACTTTATGCTTAAGGAGATCTACGAGCAGCCGACGGTGTTGCAGCACACCCTGGGCGGCCGCTTCGCCGGCAACGGCACCGACGTGCAGCTAGAGCTCGGCCTCGACCCGCTCGCCGTGGACCGCGTGGTCATCTCCGCTTGCGGCACGGCGTTCTACTCGGGGCTCGTGGGGGAGTACCTCATCGAACGCCTCGCGCGCCTGCCGGTCGAGGTCGAGATCGCCTCGGAGTTTCGCTACCGCGAACCGGTCTTAGATGAGCGCACCCTCTGCGTGGTGGTCTCGCAGTCGGGGGAGACCATCGACACCCTCGAGGCGCTGCGCGAGGCCAAACGCCAGGGGGCGCGGACGCTCGCGGTGCTTAACGCCAAAGGCTCGTCGATTAGCCGCGAGGCCGACGACGTGCTCTACATCCACGCGGGGCCGGAGATCGGCGTGGCGAGCACAAAAGCCTACACCGCGATGGTGGCGGCGTTCGAGCTTTTAGCGATCTTTTTGGGC
This window contains:
- the glmS gene encoding glutamine--fructose-6-phosphate transaminase (isomerizing) encodes the protein MCGIVGYVGHRQAAEVILDGLKRLEYRGYDSAGLVIAPQEQRGALSVVKKSGKLKVLSEALKQGPLVGTLGLGHTRWATHGKPNDVNAHPHLSEDGRLAVIHNGIIENYLSLKAKLVESGHVFSSETDTEVIVHLIEEHYARLEGDLVAAVRSALKEVSGAYALVVSHVDHELIVAARATSPMVLGLGEGENFVASDVPALLPYTREVIFLHDGDMALIAKDSLTVTDFDGRVLARPVTTIEWDAEAAEKAGFEHFMLKEIYEQPTVLQHTLGGRFAGNGTDVQLELGLDPLAVDRVVISACGTAFYSGLVGEYLIERLARLPVEVEIASEFRYREPVLDERTLCVVVSQSGETIDTLEALREAKRQGARTLAVLNAKGSSISREADDVLYIHAGPEIGVASTKAYTAMVAAFELLAIFLGRARGVLSGEAAAELIRALRALPGLVEETLGARPEIAAVAEAFKDKRDYLFLGRGANYPTALEGALKLKEISYIHAEAYATGEMKHGPIALIDADMPVVAVATASALYDKTISNLQEVRARDGVVIALASRGDEAIRAHADHVIYVPRTLELVSPIVNVVALQLLAYETAARLGRDVDQPRNLAKSVTVE